Proteins encoded by one window of Carassius auratus strain Wakin chromosome 24, ASM336829v1, whole genome shotgun sequence:
- the LOC113042510 gene encoding protein arginine N-methyltransferase 6-like, with product MANLWKMSQHGTKKRKLDRSTEDYVYFDSYSDVTIHEEMIADTVRTNTYRMGILKNSKSIEGKVVLDVGAGTGVLSLFCAQAGARKVYAVEASSIADQAVRIVKLNQMEDTIEVIKAALETIELAEQVDVIVSEWMGYALLHESMLNSVIFARDKWLKPGGLILPSRADLYIAPINDLVVEGRLNFWSTVKAQYGVDMSCMTDFARKCIMNKDITVNPVTVEDVLSHPCKFAELDLNTVTLEQLRDVRGVFSCRCFGSSSIHAFCVWFTVTFPADEKALVLSTSPFKPETHWKQAVLYLDDAVDVMQDTKVEGEISLYPSEENSRHICIRVDYVIGEQKKLSKNFSIPDQYLEVK from the coding sequence ATGGCAAACTTGTGGAAAATGTCCCAGCACGGTACcaagaaaagaaaattagataGGAGTACAGAGGATTACGTTTACTTTGACAGCTACTCCGATGTCACCATTCACGAAGAGATGATTGCAGACACAGTGCGCACTAACACCTACAGAATGGGCATTTTAAAAAACAGTAAGTCAATAGAAGGGAAAGTGGTGCTTGATGTGGGAGCCGGTACCGGCGTCCTGAGCTTATTCTGTGCACAAGCGGGTGCCAGGAAGGTTTATGCAGTCGAGGCGAGCTCGATCGCCGATCAGGCTGTGAGGATCGTAAAACTGAATCAGATGGAGGACACAATCGAAGTCATTAAAGCCGCACTAGAAACGATCGAACTGGCCGAACAGGTGGATGTGATTGTCAGCGAATGGATGGGCTACGCGCTCCTCCACGAATCCATGCTGAACTCTGTGATCTTCGCCAGGGATAAGTGGCTCAAACCCGGCGGCCTTATATTACCGTCCCGGGCGGATCTTTACATAGCTCCCATAAACGATCTGGTGGTGGAGGGCAGATTGAATTTCTGGAGCACCGTCAAAGCACAGTACGGCGTGGACATGTCCTGCATGACCGACTTTGCCAGGAAGTGCATCATGAACAAAGACATCACTGTGAATCCGGTGACGGTGGAGGATGTGCTCTCCCATCCGTGCAAGTTTGCCGAGCTGGATTTGAACACGGTCACGCTGGAGCAGCTCAGAGATGTGAGGGGCGTGTTCAGCTGCCGGTGCTTCGGCTCGTCCTCCATCCACGCCTTTTGCGTGTGGTTCACGGTGACTTTCCCCGCTGACGAGAAGGCCCTGGTGCTCTCCACGTCTCCGTTCAAGCCTGAGACTCACTGGAAACAGGCTGTTCTGTATTTGGATGATGCTGTGGATGTGATGCAGGACACTAAAGTCGAGGGGGAGATCAGTTTGTATCCCTCCGAGGAGAATTCTAGACATATATGCATCCGTGTGGACTATGTGATAGGTGAACAGAAAAAGCTCTCCAAAAACTTTTCTATTCCTGATCAGTATTTAGAAGTTAAATAG